In Methanobacterium sp., the following are encoded in one genomic region:
- a CDS encoding DUF2085 domain-containing protein translates to MFSDLIRRLKLCHQIPERSFYFKTKQFPVCARCTGLAIGSLSAVFLLFHDIQYSFNLFCFSVLIMIPTLIDGYTQSIGLRKSNNFLRFFSGLIGGVGMVLFIIIIFKLFIGM, encoded by the coding sequence ATGTTTAGTGATTTAATTCGAAGGTTGAAACTCTGCCATCAAATTCCTGAAAGATCTTTCTATTTTAAAACTAAGCAATTCCCAGTTTGTGCCAGATGCACTGGTCTAGCAATAGGTTCTTTGTCAGCTGTTTTTTTACTATTTCATGATATCCAATATTCATTCAATTTATTCTGTTTTTCAGTTTTAATAATGATCCCTACTTTGATTGACGGTTACACACAATCAATTGGTTTAAGAAAAAGTAATAACTTCTTAAGATTCTTTTCAGGTTTGATTGGTGGGGTGGGGATGGTATTATTTATTATTATAATTTTTAAGCTATTTATTGGGATGTAG